One window of Nymphaea colorata isolate Beijing-Zhang1983 chromosome 11, ASM883128v2, whole genome shotgun sequence genomic DNA carries:
- the LOC116264669 gene encoding UDP-D-apiose/UDP-D-xylose synthase 2: MAGGGAVRLDLDGQAIQPLTICMVGAGGFIGSHLCEKLMAETSHRVLAVDVYNDKIKHLLGSDLPWSGRIEFHRLNIKHDSRLEGLIKMADLTINLAAICTPADYNTRPLDTIYSNFIDALPVVKICSENNKRLIHFSTCEVYGKTAGSFLPQGHPLRNDADFYVLKEDASPCIFGPIEKQRWSYACAKQLIERLIYAEGAENGLEFTIVRPFNWIGPRMDFIPGIDGPSEGVPRVLACFSNNLLRREPLKLVDGGQSQRTFVYIKDAIEAVLLMIENPARANGQIFNVGNPNNEVTVKQLAEIMTEVYSKVTGEAPLEVPTIDVSSKEFYGEGYDDSDRRIPDMTIINRQLGWNPKTSLWDLLDSTLTYQHKTYSQAVKLAMANPVASS, encoded by the exons ATGGCCGGCGGGGGTGCTGTCAGGTTGGATCTGGATGGGCAGGCCATCCAGCCCCTGACGATCTGCATGGTGGGTGCGGGCGGGTTCATCGGCTCCCACCTATGCGAGAAGCTGATGGCCGAGACCTCCCACCGAGTCCTCGCCGTCGATGTCTACAATGACAAGATCAAGCACCTCCTCGGATCCGATCTCCCCTGGTCCGGCCGCATCGAGTTCCACAGGCTCAACATCAAGCACGACTCCAGGCTCGAGGGCCTTATCAAGATGGCAGATCTG ACGATCAATCTCGCGGCGATATGCACGCCGGCGGACTACAATACTCGCCCTCTTGATACCATTTACAGCAATTTCATCGACGCGCTTCCAGTG GTCAAGATCTGTTCAGAAAATAACAAGCGTCTGATTCATTTCTCTACATGTGAAGTTTATGGCAAAACCGCCGGCAGCTTTCTTCCCCAGGGTCATCCTCTGAGAAAT GATGCTGACTTTTATGTCCTCAAAGAAGACGCATCCCCCTGCATCTTTGGTCCCATTGAGAAACAACGGTGGTCTTATGCTTGTGCCAAACAACTAATTGAAAGGCTTATATATG CGGAGGGAGCAGAAAACGGCCTTGAGTTCACCATTGTTAGGCCTTTCAACTGGATTGGACCAAGGATGGATTTCATTCCTGGCATTGATGGTCCAAGTGAGGGTGTTCCTAGGGTTCTTGCTTGTTTCAGTAAT AATCTCCTTCGTCGTGAGCCTCTGAAGCTTGTAGATGGGGGGCAATCCCAGCGAACCTTTGTGTACATCAAGGATGCTATTGAAGCAGTCCTTTTGATGATC GAGAACCCAGCCCGAGCAAATGGCCAGATTTTCAACGTGGGCAATCCAAATAATGAAGTTACTGTGAAACAACTAGCTGAAATAATGACAGAG GTGTATTCAAAGGTGACAGGGGAAGCTCCATTGGAGGTGCCGACCATTGATGTAAGCTCAAAAGAGTTTTATGGTGAAGGGTACGATGACAGTGATAGGCGCATTCCAGATATGACCATAATCAATAGACAGCTTG GTTGGAACCCCAAGACATCTTTATGGGACCTTCTGGACTCGACGCTCACTTATCAGCATAAGACTTACTCACAAGCTGTCAAGCTGGCAATGGCAAATCCTGTAGCTTCCAGCTAA